In a genomic window of Curtobacterium flaccumfaciens pv. betae:
- the nrdR gene encoding transcriptional regulator NrdR, translating into MFCPFCRHPDSRVVDSRTSDDGTSIRRRRQCPNCGRRFSTTETASLNVVKRNGVTEPFSRDKIVSGVRKACQGRPVTDGDLAVLAQRVEETVRSSGSSQIDANDIGLAILAPLRELDEVAYLRFASVYQAFDSLEDFEDAIGQLRRDHHGASDTAAGSSAPSGTRA; encoded by the coding sequence ATGTTCTGCCCCTTCTGCCGCCACCCGGACTCCCGCGTCGTCGACTCACGGACGAGCGACGACGGAACCTCCATCCGCCGCCGTCGTCAGTGCCCCAACTGCGGTCGACGGTTCTCGACCACCGAGACCGCATCGCTCAACGTCGTGAAGCGCAACGGTGTCACCGAGCCGTTCAGCCGCGACAAGATCGTCTCCGGCGTGCGCAAGGCGTGCCAGGGGCGCCCGGTCACCGACGGTGACCTGGCCGTGCTCGCGCAGCGCGTCGAGGAGACCGTCCGGTCCTCCGGATCCAGCCAGATCGACGCGAACGACATCGGCCTCGCGATCCTCGCGCCCCTTCGTGAGCTCGACGAGGTCGCCTACCTGCGGTTCGCGAGCGTCTACCAGGCGTTCGACTCGCTCGAGGACTTCGAGGACGCCATCGGCCAGCTCCGCCGCGACCACCACGGGGCGTCCGACACGGCCGCCGGGTCGTCCGCACCGTCCGGCACGCGCGCGTGA
- a CDS encoding HesB/IscA family protein, with translation MSDTITEAPATETQSHGVLLSDAAAGKVASLLEQEGRDDLRLRLAVQPGGCSGLIYQLYFDERLLDGDVTAEFDGVEVVVDKMSVPYLDGATIDFEDTIQKQGFTIDNPNAQGSCACGDSFH, from the coding sequence ATGAGCGACACCATCACCGAAGCACCGGCGACCGAAACGCAGTCGCACGGCGTCCTCCTGAGCGACGCCGCTGCCGGCAAGGTGGCGAGCCTGCTCGAGCAGGAGGGCCGCGACGACCTGCGCCTGCGCCTCGCCGTCCAGCCCGGTGGCTGCTCGGGCCTGATCTACCAGCTGTACTTCGACGAGCGTCTGCTCGACGGTGACGTCACCGCCGAGTTCGACGGGGTCGAGGTCGTCGTCGACAAGATGAGCGTCCCGTACCTCGACGGCGCGACGATCGACTTCGAGGACACGATCCAGAAGCAGGGCTTCACGATCGACAACCCGAACGCGCAGGGCAGCTGCGCCTGTGGTGACAGCTTCCACTGA
- a CDS encoding DUF2200 domain-containing protein, with protein MAGHRIFGTPVADVYGHYLAKVERKGHTKAELDTVIEWLTGFDDLALAQHLADRTTFEDFFASAHLNPNAPLITGVICGVRIEELDDPLMLQIRYLDKLVDEVAKGRPMVKILRTA; from the coding sequence ATGGCCGGTCACCGGATCTTCGGGACGCCCGTCGCGGACGTCTACGGGCACTACCTGGCGAAGGTGGAGCGGAAGGGCCACACGAAGGCGGAGCTCGACACCGTCATCGAGTGGTTGACCGGCTTCGACGACCTGGCGCTCGCGCAGCACCTGGCCGACCGGACCACGTTCGAGGACTTCTTCGCCAGCGCGCACCTCAACCCGAACGCCCCGCTCATCACCGGGGTGATCTGCGGGGTGCGGATCGAGGAGCTCGACGACCCGCTCATGCTGCAGATCCGGTACCTCGACAAGCTCGTCGACGAGGTCGCCAAGGGTCGGCCGATGGTGAAGATCCTGCGGACCGCGTGA
- the coxB gene encoding cytochrome c oxidase subunit II, translated as MRSNRRIRWAAVPVAVGLVIALAGCTQQQMNGWLPGTEETKNVTNHTSRIVGLWTTSWVVLLAVGLIVWGLIIWAAIVYRRRKGQTGLPVQMRYNMPLEIFYTIVPLILVLGFFAFTAKDQAAIEKPFADPDATVHVYGKRWAWDFNYINKDNPEESVYYQGIQAQEEENANGAIDESQLPTLYLPKGKKVAIELSSRDVDHSFWVIDFLYKKDMLPGKTNWEYFIPEKLGTYQGKCAELCGEYHSLMLFQVKVVTPAQYQDYLDTLKDQGKVGLLGDEYNTNTNEPNNKAPVEASSENK; from the coding sequence GTGCGTTCGAATCGCCGTATACGTTGGGCGGCCGTCCCGGTGGCCGTCGGTCTGGTCATCGCACTGGCTGGCTGCACGCAGCAGCAGATGAACGGATGGCTCCCCGGCACGGAGGAGACGAAGAACGTCACCAACCACACGAGCCGCATCGTCGGCCTGTGGACCACCAGCTGGGTCGTTCTGCTCGCCGTCGGTCTCATCGTGTGGGGCCTGATCATCTGGGCAGCGATCGTCTACCGCCGCCGGAAGGGCCAGACCGGCCTGCCCGTGCAGATGCGGTACAACATGCCGCTCGAGATCTTCTACACGATCGTGCCGCTGATCCTGGTGCTGGGCTTCTTCGCCTTCACCGCGAAGGACCAGGCCGCGATCGAGAAGCCCTTCGCCGACCCCGACGCCACCGTGCACGTGTACGGCAAGCGCTGGGCGTGGGACTTCAACTACATCAACAAGGACAACCCCGAAGAGAGCGTCTACTACCAGGGCATCCAGGCCCAGGAAGAAGAGAACGCCAACGGGGCGATCGACGAGTCGCAGCTGCCGACCCTCTACCTGCCGAAGGGCAAGAAGGTCGCGATCGAGCTCTCCTCGCGCGACGTCGACCACTCCTTCTGGGTCATCGACTTCCTCTACAAGAAGGACATGCTCCCGGGCAAGACCAACTGGGAGTACTTCATCCCGGAGAAGCTCGGCACGTACCAGGGCAAGTGCGCGGAGCTCTGCGGTGAGTACCACTCGCTGATGCTCTTCCAGGTGAAGGTCGTCACGCCGGCGCAGTACCAGGACTACCTCGACACCCTGAAGGACCAGGGCAAGGTCGGTCTGCTCGGTGACGAGTACAACACCAACACCAACGAACCGAACAACAAGGCGCCGGTCGAGGCGTCCAGCGAGAACAAGTAG
- the hisD gene encoding histidinol dehydrogenase, translated as MMQRIDLRGGLPARAELLRLMPRAAGDVSHAVDAARELIEDVRHRGAAALHDQAERFDGGAPANVRVPAAEITAAVAGLTPEVRAALDEAIRRVRAASAAQIPAPSVTTLADGAEVHQRWQPMRRVGLYVPGGKAVYPSSVVMNVVAAQVAGVPSIALVSPPQRDHGGAVHPTILAAAGLLGVDEVYAMGGAGAVGALTYGVAEIDLEPVDLVTGPGNNYVAAAKRLVRGVVGIDSEAGATEILVIADDTADAGFVAADLISQAEHDEQAGSVLVTTSAAFADAVEAAIPERTAVLGTAARLQAALDGPQSAIVLVDSLTDAATVSNAYGPEHLEIQTVNDDAVLADIDAAGAVFVGPSTPVSLGDYLAGSNHVLPTGGQARFGSGLSASTFLRPQQIVRYTPEALAEVAPHIVALSTEEQLPAHGAAVTERTNR; from the coding sequence ATGATGCAGCGAATCGACCTCCGCGGCGGCCTCCCCGCCCGTGCCGAACTCCTCCGACTCATGCCCCGTGCCGCGGGTGACGTGTCGCACGCGGTCGACGCCGCGCGCGAGTTGATCGAGGACGTCCGGCACCGTGGCGCCGCGGCCCTGCACGACCAGGCCGAGCGCTTCGACGGCGGGGCCCCCGCGAACGTCCGGGTCCCCGCTGCCGAGATCACCGCCGCCGTGGCGGGGCTCACCCCCGAGGTCCGAGCAGCCCTCGACGAGGCCATCCGCCGGGTCCGGGCCGCGAGTGCCGCGCAGATCCCCGCCCCGTCCGTGACGACCCTGGCCGACGGCGCCGAGGTCCACCAGCGCTGGCAGCCGATGCGCCGCGTGGGGCTCTACGTGCCCGGTGGCAAGGCCGTCTACCCGTCCAGCGTCGTGATGAACGTCGTCGCGGCCCAGGTCGCGGGCGTGCCCTCGATCGCCCTCGTGTCGCCGCCGCAGCGCGACCACGGCGGCGCGGTGCACCCGACGATCCTCGCGGCGGCGGGGCTGCTCGGCGTCGACGAGGTCTACGCGATGGGCGGTGCCGGAGCCGTCGGCGCGCTGACGTACGGCGTCGCCGAGATCGACCTCGAGCCGGTCGACCTGGTCACCGGTCCGGGCAACAACTACGTCGCCGCGGCCAAGCGTCTGGTGCGCGGGGTGGTGGGCATCGACTCCGAGGCCGGGGCGACCGAGATCCTCGTGATCGCGGACGACACCGCCGACGCCGGGTTCGTGGCCGCCGACCTCATCAGCCAGGCCGAGCACGACGAGCAGGCCGGCAGTGTGCTGGTGACGACGTCCGCGGCGTTCGCCGACGCGGTCGAGGCCGCCATCCCGGAACGCACGGCGGTGCTCGGGACGGCTGCGCGCCTCCAGGCCGCCCTGGACGGACCGCAGTCCGCGATCGTCCTGGTGGACTCCCTGACCGACGCGGCGACCGTGAGCAACGCGTACGGGCCGGAGCACCTCGAGATCCAGACGGTCAACGACGACGCGGTGCTGGCCGACATCGACGCCGCCGGTGCGGTGTTCGTCGGGCCGAGCACGCCGGTGAGCCTGGGGGACTACCTGGCCGGGTCGAACCACGTGCTGCCGACCGGCGGCCAGGCCCGGTTCGGGTCCGGGCTGTCAGCGTCGACGTTCCTGCGGCCCCAGCAGATCGTGCGGTACACGCCCGAGGCCCTGGCCGAGGTCGCGCCGCACATCGTCGCGCTGTCCACCGAGGAGCAGCTCCCCGCGCACGGGGCCGCCGTGACGGAGCGCACGAACCGATAG
- a CDS encoding DUF3043 domain-containing protein gives MAKAAPKTNTTVNPTEAELLEQGKGRPTPSRREREAANRRPLVGNTPVDKKAARARLNSERERARVGMANGEERYLPAKDRGEQRRFVRDWIDARWNVGEVMMPVLVLFLIVGFAAAQTVIASYSLLLVWAFVALFIIDCVVLWLSLRRKLTAKFGELQRGTFLYILTRAWQLRFLRLPKPQVRRGQYPTL, from the coding sequence GTGGCGAAGGCAGCCCCCAAGACCAACACGACCGTCAACCCGACCGAGGCCGAGCTCCTCGAGCAGGGCAAGGGCCGCCCCACGCCGTCCCGCCGCGAGCGAGAGGCAGCGAACCGCCGCCCCCTCGTCGGCAACACGCCGGTCGACAAGAAGGCTGCGCGCGCACGTCTCAACTCGGAGCGCGAGCGTGCCCGGGTCGGCATGGCCAACGGCGAGGAGCGCTACCTGCCGGCGAAGGACCGCGGTGAGCAGCGACGCTTCGTCCGCGACTGGATCGACGCCCGCTGGAACGTCGGCGAGGTCATGATGCCCGTGCTCGTGCTGTTCCTGATCGTCGGGTTCGCGGCCGCGCAGACCGTGATCGCGTCCTACTCGCTCCTGCTGGTGTGGGCGTTCGTGGCGCTGTTCATCATCGACTGCGTGGTGCTGTGGCTGTCGCTCCGCCGCAAGCTCACCGCCAAGTTCGGCGAGCTCCAGCGCGGCACGTTCCTCTACATCCTCACGCGGGCGTGGCAGCTGCGCTTCCTGCGGCTGCCGAAGCCCCAGGTCCGGCGTGGGCAGTACCCCACCCTCTAG
- a CDS encoding dipeptidase, with protein MTDSEQHSPATDPALLDALREHVQGALPTTIADLSALVRLPSVSWSAFDPANVRASAEAVADLARSTGVFGADDVRIVRSAVSGSTADVAEADAETELGQPAVLAVRPARNGKPTVMLYAHHDVQPQGDEALWETPPFEPTLRGDRLYGRGASDDKAGVMTHIASLRAVHAQFGDDLDLGIVLFVEGEEEFGSRSFRTFLREQKEHLAADVIVVADSDNWSTEVPSITVSLRGNVTFKLTLTTLEHASHSGMFGGAAPDAMIPMVRLLASLHDADGSVAVDGLTSYEADVPERTEDELAVDAALVSGVRPIGTGAVLSRMWFQPSITVTGMDVPSVANASNTLLPTVSARVSVRVAPGQDARQASAAVERHLREHVPFGARMEITEPDSGDGFLVDTAGWAVQEARTAMREGWGAEAVEQGIGGSIPFVSDLAAEFPDAQILVTGVEDPDTRAHSPNESQHLGVLHRAIASETILLARLATRS; from the coding sequence ATGACCGACAGCGAACAGCACAGCCCCGCGACCGACCCCGCGCTCCTCGACGCCCTGCGCGAACACGTGCAGGGGGCACTGCCCACGACGATCGCCGACCTGTCCGCGCTGGTGCGCCTGCCGTCGGTGTCCTGGTCGGCCTTCGACCCGGCGAACGTGCGCGCGAGTGCCGAGGCCGTCGCGGACCTCGCCCGGTCCACCGGGGTGTTCGGCGCGGACGACGTCCGGATCGTGCGGTCGGCGGTGTCCGGCTCGACGGCCGACGTCGCCGAGGCCGACGCCGAGACCGAGCTCGGCCAGCCCGCGGTGCTCGCGGTGCGCCCGGCGCGGAACGGCAAGCCGACGGTGATGCTCTACGCCCACCACGACGTGCAGCCGCAGGGCGACGAGGCCCTGTGGGAGACGCCGCCGTTCGAGCCGACCCTGCGCGGTGACCGCCTGTACGGCCGCGGCGCCTCGGACGACAAGGCCGGCGTGATGACGCACATCGCGTCGCTCCGCGCGGTGCACGCCCAGTTCGGCGACGACCTCGACCTGGGGATCGTGCTGTTCGTCGAGGGCGAGGAGGAGTTCGGCTCCCGCTCGTTCCGCACGTTCCTGCGCGAGCAGAAGGAGCACCTCGCCGCCGACGTCATCGTCGTGGCGGACAGCGACAACTGGTCGACCGAGGTGCCGTCGATCACGGTCTCCCTGCGCGGCAACGTCACCTTCAAGCTCACCCTGACCACGCTCGAGCACGCCAGCCACAGCGGCATGTTCGGGGGAGCGGCCCCGGACGCGATGATCCCGATGGTGCGGCTGCTCGCCTCGCTGCACGACGCCGACGGCTCGGTCGCCGTCGACGGGCTGACCTCGTACGAGGCCGACGTGCCGGAGCGCACCGAGGACGAACTCGCCGTCGACGCCGCGCTCGTGTCCGGTGTGCGCCCGATCGGCACCGGCGCCGTGCTGTCCCGCATGTGGTTCCAGCCGTCGATCACGGTGACCGGCATGGACGTGCCGAGCGTCGCGAACGCCTCGAACACCCTGCTGCCCACGGTCTCGGCACGGGTGTCGGTCCGCGTCGCCCCCGGCCAGGACGCCCGGCAGGCGTCCGCGGCCGTCGAGCGCCACCTGCGCGAGCACGTCCCGTTCGGTGCACGGATGGAGATCACCGAGCCGGACAGCGGCGACGGGTTCCTCGTCGACACCGCTGGCTGGGCCGTCCAGGAGGCCCGCACGGCGATGCGCGAGGGGTGGGGCGCCGAGGCGGTCGAGCAGGGAATCGGCGGGTCGATCCCGTTCGTGTCCGACCTCGCCGCGGAGTTCCCGGACGCGCAGATCCTGGTCACCGGCGTCGAGGACCCGGACACCCGTGCGCACAGCCCGAACGAGTCACAGCACCTCGGTGTCCTGCACCGTGCCATCGCGTCGGAGACGATCCTGCTCGCCAGGCTCGCGACGCGCAGCTGA
- the dnaE gene encoding DNA polymerase III subunit alpha, with protein MLDGAARLSDLVAETAAQGMPAVAVTDHGNMFGAFEFWKAAKAGGVKPIIGTEAYITPRTHRSDKTRVRWGDGGGDDVSGAGSYTHMTMFAENTTGMHNLFRLSSKASLEGYYFKPRMDIELLQEYHEGIIATTGCPSGEIQTRLRLGQYDEAVQAAADYRDIFGKENYFAEVMDHGLEIERRIMSDLIRLAKDLDIPLVGTNDLHYTHAHDAKSHAALLCVQSGSTLNDPNRFKFDADEFYLKTPAQMRHVFRDNLEACDNTLLIAERCNVEFDTSANYMPKFPVPEGETEHSWFEKEVAKGLDYRYPDGISKEVQDRADYEVGIINQMGFPGYFLVVADFINWSKNNGIRVGPGRGSGAGSMVAYAMRITDLDPIRHGLIFERFLNPDRVSMPDFDVDFDDRRRGEAIKYVTEKYGSERVAQIVTYGTIKAKQALKDSSRVLGFPFGMGEKLTKAMPPPVMGKDIPLTGIFDKDHPRYKEAVDVRTVVETDPEAKTVFDTALGLEGLKRQWGVHAAGVIMSSDPLIDIIPIMKREQDGQIVTQFDYPAAESLGLIKMDFLGLRNLTIISDALDNIKTNRGTELDLENMGLEDPEAYALLQRGDTLGVFQLDGGPMRGLLRLMKPDNFEDISALIALYRPGPMGANSHTNYALRKNGEQPITPIHPELEEPLKDIIGTTYGLIIYQEQVMAIAQKVAGFSLGQADILRRAMGKKKKSELDKQYAGFQQGMKDNGYSDAAIKTLWDILLPFSDYAFNKAHSAAYGVVSFWTAYLKAHYPAEYMAALLTSVGDARDKLALYLNECRRMGIKVMPPDVNESIGFFAAVGDDIRFGMGAIRNVGFNVVDDIVKARTEKGAFESFHDFLRKIPISSANKRTVESLIKAGAFDEFGDTRRALVEIHEGAVEGAVKVKRDEAHGNVGFDFDSLFAEAAEDAPSAAVSQVPDRPEWSKRDKLAFERDMLGLYVSDHPLAGLEIELAKHQSITIADLLTADDSIEGETVTVAGLLTSVQHRVAKTSGNPYGIVDIEDFGGQIGVMFLGKTYQEFGPSLVPDSIVVLRGRVNVRDDGKALHAVSMFQPNVGDAMGSGPLTLSLPERQATTTTVTELAAVLGRHQGDTEVRLKLLKDDVARTFELPFPVNLTPDLFGELKSLLGPRCLV; from the coding sequence ATGCTCGACGGTGCCGCCAGGCTCTCCGACCTCGTGGCGGAGACCGCCGCGCAGGGGATGCCCGCCGTGGCGGTGACCGACCACGGCAACATGTTCGGTGCCTTCGAGTTCTGGAAGGCCGCAAAGGCCGGTGGCGTCAAACCGATCATCGGGACCGAGGCGTACATCACGCCGCGCACGCACCGCTCGGACAAGACCCGTGTGCGCTGGGGTGACGGTGGTGGCGACGACGTGTCCGGCGCCGGTTCGTACACGCACATGACGATGTTCGCCGAGAACACGACGGGCATGCACAACCTGTTCCGGCTGTCGTCCAAGGCGTCGCTCGAGGGGTACTACTTCAAGCCCCGCATGGACATCGAGCTCCTGCAGGAGTACCACGAGGGCATCATCGCCACCACGGGCTGCCCCTCGGGGGAGATCCAGACGCGCCTGCGTCTCGGCCAGTACGACGAAGCAGTGCAGGCGGCCGCCGACTACCGCGACATCTTCGGCAAGGAGAACTACTTCGCCGAGGTCATGGACCACGGCCTCGAGATCGAACGCCGGATCATGAGCGACCTGATCCGCCTGGCGAAGGACCTCGACATCCCGCTGGTCGGCACGAACGACCTGCACTACACGCACGCCCACGACGCCAAGTCGCACGCGGCACTGCTCTGCGTGCAGTCCGGCTCGACCCTGAACGACCCGAACCGCTTCAAGTTCGACGCCGACGAGTTCTACCTGAAGACCCCGGCGCAGATGCGGCACGTCTTCCGCGACAACCTCGAGGCCTGCGACAACACGCTGCTCATCGCAGAACGCTGCAACGTCGAGTTCGACACCTCGGCCAACTACATGCCGAAGTTCCCGGTGCCCGAGGGCGAGACCGAGCACTCCTGGTTCGAGAAAGAGGTCGCGAAGGGGCTGGACTACCGGTACCCGGACGGCATCTCGAAAGAGGTCCAGGACCGCGCCGACTACGAGGTCGGCATCATCAACCAGATGGGCTTCCCCGGCTACTTCCTGGTGGTCGCGGACTTCATCAACTGGTCCAAGAACAACGGCATCCGCGTCGGCCCGGGGCGTGGCTCCGGTGCCGGCTCGATGGTCGCGTACGCGATGCGCATCACCGACCTCGACCCCATCCGGCACGGCCTGATCTTCGAGCGGTTCCTCAACCCGGACCGCGTCTCGATGCCCGACTTCGACGTCGACTTCGACGACCGGCGCCGCGGTGAGGCGATCAAGTACGTCACCGAGAAGTACGGGTCGGAGCGCGTCGCGCAGATCGTCACGTACGGCACGATCAAGGCGAAGCAGGCGCTCAAGGACTCCTCGCGCGTCCTCGGTTTCCCGTTCGGCATGGGCGAGAAGCTCACGAAGGCGATGCCGCCGCCCGTGATGGGCAAGGACATCCCGCTCACCGGGATCTTCGACAAGGACCACCCGCGCTACAAGGAAGCCGTCGACGTCCGCACCGTGGTCGAGACCGACCCCGAGGCGAAGACCGTCTTCGACACCGCACTCGGGCTCGAGGGGCTGAAGCGCCAGTGGGGCGTGCACGCGGCCGGCGTCATCATGTCGAGCGACCCGCTCATCGACATCATCCCGATCATGAAGCGGGAGCAGGACGGCCAGATCGTCACGCAGTTCGACTACCCGGCAGCGGAGTCGCTCGGCCTGATCAAGATGGACTTCCTGGGGCTCCGCAACCTCACGATCATCAGTGACGCCCTCGACAACATCAAGACGAACCGCGGGACCGAGCTCGACCTCGAGAACATGGGTCTCGAAGACCCCGAGGCGTACGCGCTCCTGCAGCGCGGCGACACCCTCGGCGTGTTCCAGCTCGACGGTGGGCCGATGCGTGGCCTGCTGCGGCTGATGAAGCCCGACAACTTCGAGGACATCTCCGCGCTCATCGCCCTGTACCGCCCGGGGCCCATGGGTGCGAACTCGCACACGAACTACGCGCTCCGCAAGAACGGCGAGCAGCCGATCACGCCGATCCACCCGGAGCTCGAAGAGCCCCTCAAGGACATCATCGGCACGACCTACGGCCTGATCATCTACCAGGAGCAGGTCATGGCCATCGCGCAGAAGGTCGCGGGGTTCTCCCTCGGCCAGGCGGACATCCTCCGCCGCGCGATGGGCAAGAAGAAGAAGTCCGAGCTCGACAAGCAGTACGCGGGCTTCCAGCAGGGCATGAAGGACAACGGGTACTCCGACGCGGCGATCAAGACGCTGTGGGACATCCTGCTGCCCTTCTCCGACTACGCGTTCAACAAGGCGCACTCGGCGGCCTACGGTGTGGTGTCCTTCTGGACCGCGTACCTCAAGGCGCACTACCCGGCCGAGTACATGGCGGCGCTGCTGACGAGCGTCGGCGACGCCCGCGACAAGCTCGCGCTCTACCTGAACGAGTGCCGCCGGATGGGCATCAAGGTGATGCCGCCGGACGTCAACGAGTCGATCGGCTTCTTCGCCGCCGTCGGCGACGACATCCGGTTCGGCATGGGTGCCATCCGCAACGTCGGGTTCAACGTCGTCGACGACATCGTCAAGGCCCGGACCGAGAAGGGCGCCTTCGAGTCGTTCCACGACTTCCTGCGCAAGATCCCGATCTCGTCGGCGAACAAGCGCACGGTCGAGTCGCTCATCAAGGCCGGTGCCTTCGACGAGTTCGGCGACACCCGGCGTGCCCTGGTGGAGATCCACGAGGGCGCGGTCGAAGGTGCGGTGAAGGTCAAGCGCGACGAGGCCCACGGCAACGTCGGGTTCGACTTCGACTCGCTCTTCGCCGAGGCAGCGGAGGACGCCCCGAGCGCCGCGGTGTCGCAGGTGCCGGACCGTCCGGAGTGGTCCAAGCGCGACAAGCTCGCGTTCGAGCGGGACATGCTCGGGCTCTACGTGTCCGACCACCCGCTCGCCGGGCTCGAGATCGAGCTCGCGAAGCACCAGTCGATCACCATCGCCGACCTGCTGACCGCCGACGACTCGATCGAGGGCGAGACGGTCACCGTCGCCGGCCTGCTGACGAGCGTGCAGCACCGGGTGGCGAAGACGAGCGGCAACCCGTACGGCATCGTCGACATCGAGGACTTCGGCGGCCAGATCGGCGTGATGTTCCTGGGCAAGACCTACCAGGAGTTCGGCCCGTCCCTGGTGCCCGACTCGATCGTCGTCCTGCGCGGCCGAGTCAACGTCCGCGACGACGGCAAGGCCCTGCACGCGGTGAGCATGTTCCAGCCGAACGTCGGTGACGCGATGGGCTCCGGCCCGCTCACCCTGTCGCTGCCGGAACGACAGGCCACGACGACCACGGTGACGGAACTCGCCGCCGTGCTCGGCCGCCACCAGGGTGACACCGAGGTCCGGCTGAAGCTGCTCAAGGACGACGTCGCGCGCACCTTCGAGCTGCCGTTCCCGGTGAACCTGACCCCCGACCTGTTCGGCGAGCTGAAGAGCCTGCTCGGACCCCGCTGCCTGGTGTAG
- a CDS encoding quinone-dependent dihydroorotate dehydrogenase — MSGIAERIVRGGYRVVFRSVFANMDPERAHHLAFAVIAGLPRVPFLSGVVERYCRPAAADGVTTMGIHFPSRFGLAAGFDKDARGIAGLGLLGFGHVEVGTITAKPQPGNERPRLFRLIGDRALINRMGFNNHGAAAAARRLERARRNPGRPVIGVNIGKSRVVSVEDAIDDYLESTRRLATFADYLAVNVSSPNTPGLRGLQELDQLRPLLSAVRDAAGRTPVLVKIAPDLTDEQIDAIAGLAVELGLSGVIANNTTISREGLTADPSDVEAMGAGGLSGAPVAARSLEVLRRVRAAVPADFCVIAVGGVTTEQDVQDRIDAGATLVQGYTAFLYEGPTWAARINRLRRRRLRRAAR; from the coding sequence GTGAGCGGCATCGCCGAACGGATCGTGCGCGGTGGCTACCGCGTCGTGTTCCGTTCCGTGTTCGCGAACATGGACCCGGAGCGCGCCCACCACCTGGCGTTCGCCGTCATCGCGGGGCTGCCCCGCGTGCCGTTCCTGAGCGGCGTCGTCGAGCGGTACTGCCGTCCCGCGGCGGCCGACGGCGTCACCACGATGGGCATCCACTTCCCGTCGCGCTTCGGCCTGGCCGCCGGGTTCGACAAGGACGCCCGCGGCATCGCCGGTCTCGGCCTGCTCGGCTTCGGCCACGTCGAGGTCGGCACCATCACCGCCAAGCCGCAGCCCGGCAACGAGCGCCCGCGCCTGTTCCGGCTGATCGGCGACCGCGCCCTGATCAACCGCATGGGCTTCAACAACCACGGCGCCGCTGCGGCCGCCCGACGCCTCGAGCGCGCCCGCCGCAACCCCGGCCGACCGGTCATCGGCGTGAACATCGGCAAGAGCCGGGTCGTCTCCGTCGAGGACGCCATCGACGACTACCTCGAGTCCACCCGTCGGCTCGCGACGTTCGCGGACTACCTGGCGGTCAACGTCAGCTCGCCGAACACGCCCGGCCTGCGCGGGCTGCAGGAACTGGACCAGCTCCGACCGCTGCTGTCCGCGGTGCGTGACGCCGCCGGCCGGACGCCGGTGCTCGTCAAGATCGCACCGGACCTGACCGACGAGCAGATCGACGCGATCGCGGGCCTCGCGGTCGAGCTCGGACTGTCCGGGGTGATCGCCAACAACACGACGATCTCCCGTGAGGGCCTGACGGCCGATCCGTCCGACGTCGAGGCGATGGGTGCCGGGGGCCTCTCCGGTGCGCCGGTCGCCGCCCGCTCGCTCGAGGTCCTGCGTCGCGTCCGCGCCGCGGTGCCCGCCGACTTCTGCGTCATCGCCGTCGGTGGTGTGACCACCGAGCAGGACGTGCAGGATCGCATCGACGCCGGGGCCACGCTCGTGCAGGGCTACACGGCGTTCCTCTACGAGGGACCGACCTGGGCCGCGCGCATCAACCGGCTGCGCCGACGGCGGCTGCGTCGCGCCGCGCGGTAG